In a single window of the Campylobacter fetus subsp. testudinum 03-427 genome:
- the cysS gene encoding cysteinyl-tRNA synthetase (Pfam match to PF01406.15 tRNA-synt_1e) produces the protein MQIYDSVLKQKVEFKPIRENEANIYVCGPTVYDDAHLGHAKSSISFDLLRRTLKALGYKVKFVKNFTDIDDKILKKMSESNKSLEDITNHYINRYKTDMCALNVLEPSISPKATTSLDDIILYISELVKNGSAYKLDDGIYFDTSKDKNYLSLSGRKDENLVARVESSDGKRDPKDFVLWKFDENWYESPFGKGRPGWHSECVAMIQKHFVGNDEFEIDIHAGGADLLFPHHENEAAQCRCAKHKNLAKYWMHNGFIQVDNEKMSKSLGNSFFVKDALELVPGEALRFYLMSSHYRANFNYNIEDLKSSKKRLDKIYRLKKRLIGVKATQVDAKFKKDILDVMSDDLNISVGLALLDEMINSANSKLDNEPKNRAFKEITVANLEFIKELLGIGYADEFEWFQWGINGEEKEQILSLIDQRNRAKKDKNFSLADQIRDKLTNMDISIMDTPNGTMWEKV, from the coding sequence ATGCAAATTTATGATAGCGTTTTAAAACAAAAAGTCGAATTTAAACCCATAAGAGAAAATGAAGCAAATATCTACGTATGCGGACCTACTGTGTATGATGATGCTCACTTAGGTCACGCAAAAAGTAGCATAAGCTTTGATCTACTCCGCCGCACTTTAAAAGCTCTTGGATATAAAGTAAAATTTGTAAAAAACTTCACCGACATAGACGATAAAATTCTTAAAAAAATGAGTGAATCTAATAAGAGTCTAGAAGATATAACAAACCATTATATAAACAGATATAAAACCGATATGTGCGCTTTAAATGTTTTAGAACCTAGCATTAGCCCAAAAGCAACTACTAGCTTAGATGATATCATACTTTATATAAGCGAACTCGTAAAAAACGGCTCTGCGTATAAACTTGATGATGGAATTTACTTTGATACTAGTAAAGATAAAAATTATCTAAGCCTAAGCGGTAGAAAAGATGAGAATTTAGTAGCTAGAGTAGAAAGTAGTGATGGAAAAAGAGATCCTAAAGATTTTGTTCTTTGGAAATTCGATGAAAACTGGTATGAAAGCCCTTTTGGAAAAGGACGACCGGGTTGGCACAGCGAATGCGTAGCAATGATACAAAAACATTTTGTAGGAAATGACGAATTTGAGATAGATATCCACGCAGGAGGCGCGGATCTACTTTTTCCACATCACGAAAATGAAGCCGCACAGTGCAGATGTGCAAAACATAAAAATCTTGCAAAATACTGGATGCATAATGGTTTCATACAAGTAGATAACGAAAAAATGAGCAAAAGTCTAGGAAACTCATTTTTTGTAAAAGACGCTCTTGAGCTAGTTCCTGGTGAAGCTCTTAGATTTTATCTTATGAGCAGTCATTATAGAGCAAATTTTAACTACAATATAGAAGATCTAAAATCAAGCAAAAAACGCCTTGATAAAATTTACCGCCTGAAAAAAAGATTGATAGGAGTTAAAGCCACTCAAGTAGATGCTAAATTTAAAAAAGATATTTTAGATGTGATGAGTGATGATTTGAATATTTCAGTAGGTCTTGCCTTGCTTGATGAAATGATAAATAGTGCAAACTCAAAACTAGACAACGAGCCAAAAAATAGAGCTTTTAAAGAGATTACAGTTGCAAATTTAGAGTTTATAAAAGAGCTTTTAGGGATCGGCTACGCTGATGAGTTTGAGTGGTTTCAATGGGGCATAAATGGTGAGGAAAAAGAACAAATTTTAAGCTTGATCGATCAAAGAAACAGAGCTAAAAAAGATAAAAACTTTTCACTCGCAGATCAGATAAGAGATAAATTAACAAACATGGATATATCCATAATGGATACTCCAAATGGTACGATGTGGGAGAAAGTATGA
- the msbA gene encoding lipid A export ATP-binding/permease protein (Pfam matches to PF00664.19 ABC_membrane, and to PF00005.23 ABC_tran): MNGVKDVFKRFIPYFKDYIPQFVLAIVGMIMASVGTAVSAYLVKPVLDKIFVEKNESLLYLLPYAIIAIYFLKSLGTYLQAYFTAYIGQDMVKRFRQKLLDNLLILDMSFFNKFRTGELISRNTSDIERIRSIVSSMIPELIRELITIIGLLGVVIYQSPTLAVFALVIFPIAIYPLSRLAKKMKKISRKSQEKTSDISSVLSEIFSNIEIVKANNAENKELKRFDEHNEKFFRLNLKSVKINELVSPMMETLGSIGVAVVIIIGGKQVIDGTITVGSFFSFLTALFMLYTPIKRISSLYNKMQDAVAASERTFELLDKSANIIGGNLEFPKTVNSITLQDIHFSYDNKKVLKGISLKANKGQMIAIVGGSGGGKTSLINLLMRFYDANSGSILINENDICEFSLKSLRQNIGLVTQRVYIFNDSVAANVAYSGEIDEKKVVCALKMANAYNFVDKLDNGIYTILDEFGANLSGGQRQRIAIARALYKNPQILIFDEATSALDNESEKEITNAIEALSKDKIIFVIAHRLSTVKNADKIAVLDSGKIVGFGEDKTLENECEVYKKLKLGSLS, from the coding sequence ATGAACGGCGTAAAAGATGTATTTAAACGGTTTATTCCGTATTTTAAAGACTATATACCACAATTTGTATTAGCTATAGTAGGAATGATAATGGCAAGTGTGGGAACTGCCGTTTCAGCGTATCTAGTAAAACCGGTGCTTGATAAAATATTTGTAGAAAAAAACGAAAGTCTGTTATATCTGCTTCCTTACGCGATTATCGCTATTTACTTTTTAAAAAGTCTTGGAACATACTTACAAGCATACTTTACGGCATATATCGGTCAAGATATGGTAAAAAGATTTAGGCAAAAACTCCTTGATAATCTACTAATTCTTGATATGAGTTTTTTTAATAAATTTAGAACAGGCGAACTAATAAGCAGAAACACAAGCGACATAGAACGCATAAGAAGCATAGTATCATCTATGATACCTGAACTTATAAGAGAGCTTATAACGATAATCGGGCTGTTAGGAGTAGTTATTTATCAAAGCCCTACTTTGGCTGTTTTTGCTCTTGTTATATTTCCTATAGCTATCTATCCTTTATCCAGACTTGCAAAAAAAATGAAAAAAATATCACGCAAATCTCAAGAAAAAACAAGCGATATAAGTTCAGTTTTAAGTGAAATTTTTTCAAATATCGAAATCGTAAAAGCAAATAATGCAGAAAATAAAGAATTAAAAAGATTTGATGAGCATAACGAGAAGTTTTTTAGGCTAAATTTAAAAAGCGTAAAAATAAATGAGCTAGTAAGCCCGATGATGGAAACATTGGGTTCTATAGGAGTTGCAGTAGTTATAATCATCGGCGGCAAACAAGTTATAGACGGAACTATAACAGTAGGAAGTTTTTTCTCATTTTTGACTGCACTTTTTATGCTTTATACACCGATAAAACGTATCTCAAGTCTGTATAATAAAATGCAAGACGCAGTAGCAGCTAGTGAAAGAACATTTGAACTTCTTGATAAAAGCGCTAACATTATAGGTGGAAATTTGGAGTTTCCTAAAACAGTAAATTCCATAACATTACAAGATATACACTTTAGCTATGACAATAAAAAAGTGCTAAAAGGCATAAGTTTAAAAGCAAATAAAGGGCAGATGATAGCCATAGTTGGAGGAAGTGGAGGCGGAAAAACTTCGCTTATAAATTTACTTATGAGATTTTATGATGCAAATAGCGGTAGCATTTTAATAAATGAAAATGATATTTGCGAGTTTAGCTTAAAAAGTCTCAGACAAAATATAGGTTTAGTAACTCAAAGAGTTTATATATTTAATGACAGCGTCGCCGCAAACGTAGCTTACAGCGGTGAAATCGATGAAAAAAAAGTAGTTTGCGCTCTTAAAATGGCAAATGCTTATAACTTTGTAGATAAATTAGATAATGGAATTTACACTATCTTAGATGAATTTGGAGCAAATTTAAGCGGCGGTCAAAGACAAAGAATAGCAATAGCAAGAGCTTTGTACAAAAATCCACAAATTCTCATTTTTGATGAAGCTACAAGCGCACTTGATAATGAGAGTGAAAAAGAGATAACAAACGCCATAGAAGCACTTAGCAAAGATAAAATAATATTTGTCATAGCTCATAGATTAAGCACGGTAAAAAATGCCGATAAAATCGCCGTTTTAGATAGCGGCAAAATAGTAGGATTTGGTGAAGATAAAACTTTAGAAAACGAGTGTGAAGTATATAAAAAATTGAAGCTCGGAAGCCTTAGTTAA
- a CDS encoding putative ATP-dependent RNA helicase (Pfam matches to PF00270.25 DEAD, and to PF00271.27 Helicase_C) has translation MLFSDFDLSSAILEALKELNYDAPTQIQQVAIPAIMKGKDILAGARTGTGKTAAFALPILEKLSSKDRNKKRPQTRVLILVPTRELANQVTQNIKSYAKKLPFKTLPIFGGVSSYPQIQALKSGIDIVVATPGRLLDLALQNALNLEHIDTLIFDEADRMFDMGFIHDIKSIVKMLPDNRQNLLFSATYPSEVMALCNSMLKDPVRIQIEEQNSTALNIIQRVILVDRDKKMELLNEVFGVEDIDQALVFTRTKRSADKCSSYLHTLGFSVAALHGDKSQAVRSKTLEKFKNGKVKILVATDIAARGLDIKELPFVVNLELPNVPEDYVHRIGRTGRAGNDGVAISLVCIDEFKFLIDIEKLIDKKLIRESFTGFEADLSVKPQPIRRGQNMNKNSERPQRDGKNGNKIDKKERKPREFNSDKKDEPKRGRNRDDFKSEFKDRPKKDDRKQFDDKRSKFGFDKDFGIDDRETKKDGDFKRKFKKDEPKCEYRRDGANTEFSKGKKEFSRNSRTKTSDSFDGEAKKEFKFKKDDKFKKDDKKFGEKKPFGDKKKSFGDKKSFDDKDKKFSGEKKFGSDKKPRSSDKSSDEKYSDKKFSPKKKFGSNRPDRNDKFAKDGSKPRASSRPRKPQSDKKSPTK, from the coding sequence ATGTTATTTTCAGATTTCGATCTAAGCTCTGCTATTTTAGAAGCATTAAAAGAGCTAAATTACGACGCTCCTACGCAGATCCAGCAAGTCGCTATACCTGCGATAATGAAAGGAAAAGATATCTTAGCAGGAGCTAGAACAGGAACAGGTAAAACCGCTGCATTTGCCTTACCTATATTAGAAAAATTATCGTCAAAAGACCGCAACAAAAAGCGTCCTCAAACTCGTGTTTTGATACTAGTTCCTACAAGAGAACTTGCAAATCAAGTCACGCAAAATATCAAATCTTACGCGAAAAAATTACCATTTAAAACTTTGCCTATATTTGGTGGAGTTAGTTCTTACCCACAAATTCAGGCTTTAAAAAGTGGTATAGATATCGTGGTGGCGACTCCTGGTAGACTTTTGGATCTTGCTTTACAAAACGCTTTAAACTTAGAACACATCGACACGTTAATATTTGACGAAGCTGACCGTATGTTTGATATGGGATTTATCCACGATATAAAAAGTATCGTAAAAATGCTACCTGATAATAGACAAAATTTGCTATTTTCCGCGACGTATCCAAGCGAAGTTATGGCGCTTTGTAACTCTATGCTAAAAGATCCTGTACGTATCCAGATAGAAGAGCAAAACAGCACTGCTTTAAACATCATACAACGTGTGATTTTAGTAGATAGAGATAAAAAAATGGAGCTTTTAAACGAAGTTTTTGGAGTGGAGGATATAGATCAAGCTTTAGTTTTTACTCGTACCAAAAGAAGTGCGGATAAATGCTCGTCTTATCTACATACTTTGGGCTTTAGCGTAGCTGCTTTGCACGGAGATAAAAGTCAAGCTGTTCGCTCAAAAACACTTGAAAAGTTTAAAAACGGCAAGGTCAAGATACTAGTCGCTACAGATATAGCAGCGCGCGGACTAGACATAAAAGAGCTTCCGTTTGTTGTAAATTTAGAGCTTCCAAACGTGCCTGAAGATTACGTTCATAGGATAGGTAGAACAGGACGCGCTGGAAATGACGGCGTTGCGATATCTCTGGTTTGTATTGATGAGTTTAAGTTCTTAATCGACATTGAAAAATTGATCGATAAAAAGCTTATAAGAGAGAGTTTTACAGGATTTGAAGCCGATCTTAGTGTTAAGCCTCAGCCTATCAGACGCGGTCAAAATATGAACAAAAACTCTGAACGCCCACAACGAGATGGCAAAAACGGCAATAAAATAGATAAAAAAGAGAGAAAGCCAAGAGAGTTTAACAGCGATAAAAAAGACGAGCCAAAACGTGGTAGAAACAGAGATGATTTTAAGAGCGAATTTAAAGATAGACCAAAAAAAGATGATAGAAAACAATTCGACGATAAAAGATCTAAATTTGGCTTTGATAAGGACTTTGGCATAGATGATCGCGAGACTAAAAAAGACGGAGATTTTAAACGTAAATTTAAAAAAGACGAGCCAAAATGCGAATACAGAAGAGACGGTGCTAATACTGAATTTTCAAAAGGTAAAAAAGAATTTTCTAGAAATAGTCGTACAAAAACTTCAGATAGTTTTGATGGTGAAGCAAAGAAAGAATTTAAATTTAAAAAAGATGATAAATTTAAAAAAGATGATAAAAAATTTGGAGAGAAAAAGCCTTTTGGTGATAAAAAGAAATCATTTGGCGATAAAAAATCTTTTGACGACAAAGATAAAAAGTTTAGTGGTGAAAAGAAATTTGGTTCTGATAAAAAGCCTAGAAGTAGCGACAAAAGTTCTGATGAGAAATATTCTGATAAGAAATTTAGCCCGAAAAAGAAATTTGGAAGCAACAGACCAGATAGAAACGATAAATTTGCTAAAGACGGCTCAAAACCAAGAGCTTCAAGCAGACCACGCAAACCACAATCTGATAAAAAATCCCCTACAAAATAG
- the murJ gene encoding lipid II flippase (Pfam match to PF03023.10 MVIN) — MLKHFFTNSFGILVSRVLGLIRDLMTASVLGASVWSDIFFVAFKLPNLFRRLFGEGAFTQSFLPNFVKVGNKGLFLAEVLFKFVSFMLILSLGVMIFAPFVTKLLAFGFDEKTIELAVPLVRINFWYLICIFSVTTFASVLQYKNHFSTTAFSTALLNLAMIVALLLAYNLPPNIAVRYLSWGVVAGGILQVLAHLIALKRLNLMKLLTLGVYKFIKGKRASSKGFWVNFSQGVVGSSANQLSDFISTFIASFLVAGSISYLYYANRIFQLPLALFAIALSTAIFPKISKQIKAQNIQNAKFLLDKSFHVLFFLLLFSTIGGVILAREIIWLIFEHGEFDKQNTLEAAKVLQMYMLGLLPYGLYKLFSLWLYANMKQRIAAKISVYSLVINTVLSLILFKPFGAMGLAFAGSLSGVYLFVYAIFIFGFREFLDIILSKKTAITILSGVVFAGLITFIKEIIYANL, encoded by the coding sequence ATGTTAAAGCACTTTTTTACAAATAGTTTTGGGATCTTGGTTTCGCGTGTTCTTGGGCTTATTCGTGACTTAATGACCGCTTCGGTTCTTGGAGCTAGCGTATGGAGTGATATATTTTTTGTAGCATTTAAACTACCAAATTTATTTAGACGACTTTTTGGAGAGGGAGCTTTTACTCAAAGCTTTTTACCAAATTTTGTAAAAGTTGGTAATAAAGGGCTTTTTCTAGCTGAAGTGCTTTTCAAATTTGTATCTTTTATGCTGATCTTAAGCCTTGGCGTGATGATTTTTGCACCATTTGTCACAAAACTTCTAGCTTTTGGATTTGATGAAAAGACCATAGAACTAGCCGTTCCTTTAGTTCGAATAAACTTTTGGTATCTCATCTGTATATTTAGCGTAACTACTTTCGCCTCTGTTTTACAATACAAAAATCATTTTAGCACGACTGCTTTTAGTACCGCACTGCTAAATTTAGCGATGATAGTAGCGCTACTTTTGGCTTATAACTTACCGCCAAACATTGCAGTGCGATATCTTAGCTGGGGCGTTGTAGCTGGGGGAATACTTCAAGTTTTAGCTCATCTCATCGCTCTTAAAAGACTAAATTTGATGAAACTTTTAACACTTGGTGTATATAAATTTATAAAAGGAAAAAGAGCTTCTAGCAAAGGATTTTGGGTCAATTTTTCTCAAGGCGTTGTCGGAAGCAGTGCAAATCAACTAAGCGATTTTATCTCTACATTTATAGCTAGTTTTTTAGTAGCTGGAAGCATCAGCTATCTTTACTATGCAAACCGAATTTTTCAGCTTCCACTCGCACTTTTTGCTATCGCTTTAAGTACTGCGATATTTCCAAAAATTTCAAAACAGATCAAAGCGCAAAATATACAAAACGCGAAATTTTTACTAGATAAAAGCTTTCACGTACTATTTTTCTTGCTGCTTTTCTCAACTATAGGTGGTGTAATTTTAGCTCGTGAGATTATATGGCTGATATTTGAGCACGGCGAGTTTGATAAGCAAAATACTCTTGAAGCAGCAAAAGTTTTGCAGATGTATATGTTAGGACTGCTTCCATATGGGCTTTACAAGCTATTTTCACTTTGGCTTTATGCAAATATGAAACAACGCATAGCAGCAAAAATTTCAGTATATTCGCTAGTTATAAATACAGTCTTAAGCCTTATTTTATTTAAGCCTTTTGGGGCTATGGGACTAGCATTTGCTGGATCACTATCTGGAGTGTATTTGTTTGTTTATGCTATTTTTATTTTTGGTTTTAGAGAGTTTTTAGATATAATCCTAAGCAAAAAAACCGCGATAACTATTTTAAGTGGGGTCGTTTTTGCCGGTTTGATCACCTTTATCAAGGAAATTATTTATGCAAATTTATGA
- the pyrD gene encoding dihydroorotate dehydrogenase 2 (Pfam match to PF01180.17 DHO_dh) translates to MDYRDIKKLFFKLDPETAHKIAEYGLRTAVNLPFVADYLVDKFCYTDTKLSQNIFGLNFLNPVGLAGGFDKNATMIRALLALGFGYLEYGTLTPKPQLGNPKPRLFRLIEEKSIQNAMGFNNDGVDKIKKRVEKLYPFAVPLFANIGKNKITSNEEAIKDYELLVRELSGFCDAFVLNLSSPNTPNLRDLQEDKFITELFERIKPLTNKPIILKISPDIKEDKAIQICLNAANLGINAIIINNTSIDYSLSPNAKNFGGLSGALITQKSKEMFKNVAKELFGKTVLISCGGIDNAKEAYDRIKMGASLVQIYTGFIFEGPSICKNINKELVNLLTDDGFENISQAVGANLRK, encoded by the coding sequence ATGGATTATAGAGATATTAAAAAACTGTTTTTCAAACTAGACCCCGAAACTGCCCATAAAATAGCCGAATACGGCTTAAGAACAGCTGTAAATTTGCCGTTTGTAGCAGACTATCTAGTAGATAAATTTTGCTATACAGATACAAAATTATCACAAAACATATTTGGATTAAATTTCTTAAATCCAGTTGGACTTGCCGGCGGATTTGATAAAAATGCAACTATGATAAGAGCTTTGTTGGCTCTTGGATTTGGATATTTAGAGTATGGTACGCTAACTCCAAAACCACAACTTGGAAATCCAAAACCGCGACTTTTTAGACTCATAGAAGAAAAAAGCATACAAAATGCTATGGGATTTAATAACGATGGAGTAGATAAAATAAAAAAACGAGTAGAAAAACTCTATCCGTTTGCCGTGCCGCTATTTGCAAATATAGGCAAAAATAAAATTACTTCAAATGAAGAAGCTATAAAGGATTACGAACTTTTAGTACGAGAACTTAGCGGATTTTGCGATGCTTTTGTTTTAAATTTAAGTTCGCCAAACACTCCAAATTTAAGAGATCTACAAGAAGATAAATTTATAACCGAACTATTTGAGAGAATAAAACCTCTTACGAATAAACCTATTATACTAAAAATATCTCCAGATATAAAAGAAGATAAAGCTATACAAATTTGCTTAAATGCTGCAAATTTGGGTATAAACGCGATCATTATAAATAATACCAGCATAGATTATTCATTAAGTCCAAATGCAAAAAACTTTGGTGGCTTAAGCGGAGCTTTAATAACTCAAAAAAGCAAAGAGATGTTTAAAAACGTAGCAAAAGAACTTTTTGGTAAAACAGTTCTTATAAGCTGCGGAGGTATAGACAACGCAAAAGAAGCTTATGATCGCATAAAAATGGGAGCAAGTTTAGTTCAAATTTATACCGGTTTTATATTTGAAGGTCCATCTATCTGCAAAAATATAAATAAAGAATTAGTAAATCTTTTAACAGATGATGGATTTGAGAATATATCTCAAGCAGTCGGCGCTAATTTAAGGAAATAA